A section of the Phycisphaerales bacterium genome encodes:
- a CDS encoding BLUF domain-containing protein yields the protein MGDPIFQLAYLSKRHEHVTDEDIVDGIVLPAITKNRELGITGCLWFDEKYFFQVLEGAKDAVEPLFEVIREDHRHASVTHILTEDTGERRFERFGMRAISSDAARSMPELIGLFVEGKSHEEDTSTNWWSPLARIVLGSDRSKTRSDQEPPLARRVIDELAGWSDVTPV from the coding sequence ATGGGTGATCCTATTTTCCAACTCGCATATCTCAGTAAGAGGCACGAACACGTCACCGACGAGGACATCGTCGACGGGATCGTGTTGCCAGCCATTACCAAGAATCGAGAGCTCGGCATCACCGGATGCCTGTGGTTCGATGAGAAGTACTTCTTCCAGGTCCTCGAGGGCGCGAAGGACGCCGTCGAACCCCTGTTCGAGGTCATCCGCGAAGACCATCGGCACGCCTCGGTCACGCACATCCTGACCGAAGACACCGGCGAGCGCCGATTCGAGCGATTCGGCATGCGTGCCATTAGTTCGGATGCTGCCCGCTCGATGCCCGAACTGATCGGGCTGTTCGTCGAAGGGAAGAGCCACGAAGAGGACACCTCGACCAACTGGTGGAGCCCGCTGGCCCGTATCGTGCTGGGGTCCGACCGCTCCAAGACACGCAGCGATCAGGAACCACCTCTTGCCCGACGGGTCATCGATGAACTGGCGGGATGGTCGGACGTCACCCCGGTGTGA